The Zingiber officinale cultivar Zhangliang chromosome 9A, Zo_v1.1, whole genome shotgun sequence genome window below encodes:
- the LOC122021625 gene encoding cytochrome P450 77A2-like — translation MADLSRFFVASSLAVSVVVFLLLGFRRRRPSLKLPPGPAGWPFVGNLFQIAFAGKPMIHLVRDLRLRYGPIFTLRMGVRTLIVVTSPELVHEALIEKGQLFASRPAESTIRAVFSCDKFTVNSAVYGPEWRSLRRNMVSGMLSASRLREFHPARVSAMDRFVQRLRAEAEANGGAVWVLRNARFAVFAILLSMTFGVTLEEDEIVRIDEMMKRVLLCISPRMDDYLPFLGPFYAKHQRKVLQVRKEQVETVTALINRRRAILNDRRIEPHAAPFSYLDSLLDLKVDGRDCAPSEPQLVTLCSEFINGGTDTTSTAIEWAMARIIDNPNIQAKLHEEIVATVGDRPVDDRDIEKLTYLQAFVKELLRKHPPTYFSLTHAAVELAKLGGYDIPPDANLELFLPTISEDPRLWSNPLEFNPDRFITGGEAADITGSAGIRMIPFGAGRRICPGLAMGTTHIGLMVARMVQAFEWQLHPSEPKLDFMDKVEFTIVMKRRLLALVKPRN, via the coding sequence ATGGCGGATCTCAGTCGCTTCTTCGTGGCGTCCTCGCTCGCCGTGTCGGTGGTAGTGTTTCTTTTGCTCGGGTTTCGGAGGAGAAGGCCGTCGCTGAAGCTGCCGCCGGGGCCTGCCGGGTGGCCCTTCGTCGGGAACTTGTTCCAGATTGCCTTCGCCGGCAAGCCCATGATCCACCTCGTCCGCGACCTCCGCCTCCGGTACGGTCCCATCTTCACCCTCCGCATGGGGGTCCGCACGCTCATCGTGGTGACCAGCCCGGAGCTGGTGCACGAGGCGCTCATCGAGAAGGGGCAGCTCTTCGCGTCGCGCCCTGCCGAGAGCACCATCCGCGCCGTCTTCAGCTGCGACAAGTTTACCGTCAACTCCGCCGTCTACGGCCCGGAGTGGAGGTCTCTTCGCCGTAACATGGTCTCCGGGATGCTCAGCGCCTCCCGGCTCCGAGAGTTTCACCCTGCCCGCGTTTCCGCCATGGATCGCTTCGTCCAACGCCTCCGCGCCGAGGCGGAAGCCAACGGCGGAGCTGTGTGGGTCCTCCGTAACGCCCGCTTCGCCGTCTTCGCCATCCTCCTCTCCATGACCTTCGGGGTCACGCTGGAAGAGGACGAAATCGTGCGCATAGACGAAATGATGAAGCGGGTGCTGCTCTGCATCAGCCCCAGGATGGACGACTACTTGCCCTTCCTCGGTCCCTTCTACGCCAAACACCAGAGGAAGGTGCTCCAGGTGAGGAAGGAGCAGGTGGAGACCGTCACCGCGCTGATCAATCGGCGGCGAGCCATCCTCAACGACCGGAGAATCGAGCCCCACGCTGCTCCCTTCTCCTACCTCGACTCCCTTTTGGACCTCAAAGTGGATGGCCGCGACTGCGCGCCCAGCGAGCCTCAGCTCGTGACGCTGTGCTCGGAGTTCATCAACGGCGGCACGGACACAACCTCCACCGCCATCGAGTGGGCCATGGCCCGCATCATCGACAATCCCAACATCCAGGCGAAGCTCCACGAGGAAATCGTCGCGACGGTGGGCGATCGACCGGTGGACGACCGGGACATCGAGAAACTGACATACTTGCAGGCCTTCGTGAAGGAGCTCCTGAGGAAGCACCCGCCGACGTACTTCTCGCTGACCCACGCGGCGGTGGAGCTGGCCAAGCTCGGCGGCTACGACATTCCTCCGGACGCCAACCTGGAGCTGTTTCTCCCCACCATCTCCGAGGACCCGAGGCTGTGGTCGAACCCGCTGGAGTTCAACCCCGACAGGTTCATAACAGGCGGGGAGGCAGCCGACATCACCGGCTCGGCGGGGATCAGGATGATCCCGTTCGGGGCAGGGAGGAGGATATGCCCGGGGCTGGCGATGGGCACCACGCACATCGGCTTGATGGTAGCGAGGATGGTGCAGGCGTTCGAGTGGCAGCTGCACCCGTCGGAGCCCAAGCTCGACTTCATGGACAAGGTGGAATTCACCATCGTCATGAAGCGCCGCCTCCTCGCCCTAGTCAAGCCCAGGAACTGA
- the LOC122021624 gene encoding chaperone protein ClpD2, chloroplastic-like, which produces MEATCCCASSSAPSLLTLHSLRPSYHRLTVTSASRFIAASSALPSSRRVDLRRRSYTFLPLPSTRRCGTRRPARRAAISAIFERFTERAIKAVIFSQREARAMGKEMVFNQHLLLGLVAEERSLVGFLGSGVTIDQAREAVREIWNEEAPAPSLSAAATDVPFSTSSKRVFEAAVDFSRSMGCNFVGPEHIAIGLFNADDGSAAQVLKRLGADMSRLASVALSKLQVELAKDGREPLASSQKIKEKPSATKSTSLRSQEKGPLTDFCVDLTAHAREGLIDPIIGRDTEIQRIVQILCRRTKNNPILLGDAGVGKTAIAEGLALRIAEGDIPSFLMEKRIMSLDVGLLLAGAKERGELETRVTGLISEVQKSGDVILFIDEVHTLIGSGTVGRGNKGSGLDIANLLKPPLGRGELQCIASTTLDEHKTHFEKDKALARRFQPVLINEPSQEDAVKILLGLREKYESHHKCTFTLDAINAAVYLSARYIADRHLPDKAIDLIDEAGSRARMDAFKKKKEEKLSVLLKSPEEYWQEIRAVQAMHALVSESKLTYSADKTIKEDQSLDLEIPMSSSPSSLNDNEKIFVGTEEIATVASLWSGIPVQQINADERKLLVGLDEELRKRVIGQDDAVSAISRAVKRSRVGLKDPDRPIAAMLFCGPTGVGKTELTKALAASYFGSEESMLRLDMSEYMERHTVSKLIGSPPGYIGYGEGGTLTEAVRRRPFTVILLDEIEKAHPDIFNILLQVFEDGHLTDSQGRRVSFKNTLIVMTSNVGSEAISKGRRSIGFFVAEDTECNSYASMKTIVMEEIKAYFRPELLNRIDEVVIFRSLEQTQMLEISNIMLEQVRSRLSSLGIGLKVSDAIMNLVCEQGFDRSYGARPLRRAIASLIEDVISEAILAGNYKPGDTITLDIDATGNPTVSQLTSDHIIQLSDAA; this is translated from the exons ATGGAGGCGACCTGCTGCTGCGCCTCCTCATCGGCTCCTTCCCTCCTTACTCTCCACTCCTTACGGCCCTCCTACCACCGCCTCACCGTCACATCCGCCTCCCGCTTCATCGCCGCCTCCTCCGCCTTGCCCTCCTCCAGGCGGGTCGATCTCCGGCGCCGCTCTTACACTTTCCTACCCTTGCCCTCCACCCGCCGCTGCGGCACGCGCCGACCCGCCCGAAGAGCAGCCATCTCCGCCATCTTCGAGCGCTTTACCGAGCGGGCCATCAAGGCCGTCATCTTCTCCCAGCGGGAGGCGCGCGCGATGGGGAAGGAGATGGTCTTCAACCAGCACCTCCTCCTCGGGCTCGTCGCCGAGGAGCGCTCCCTCGTCGGCTTCCTCGGATCTGGTGTCACCATCGACCAAGCCCGCGAGGCCGTCCGAGAAATCTGGAACGAGGAGGCTCCCGCGCCCTCCCTCTCGGCCGCAGCCACCGACGTGCCCTTCTCCACCAGCAGCAAGCGGGTGTTTGAGGCTGCTGTGGATTTTTCCAGGAGCATGGGATGCAATTTTGTTGGTCCGGAGCATATTGCGATCGGCCTCTTCAACGCCGATGACGGCAGCGCGGCGCAGGTGCTCAAGAG ATTGGGAGCAGATATGAGTCGCTTAGCATCAGTTGCCCTGTCCAAACTCCAAGTGGAGCTTGCCAAGGATGGTAGAGAGCCATTGGCATCATCTCAGAAGATAAAGGAGAAACCTTCTGCCACAAAATCTACAAGTTTGAGGTCTCAAG AAAAAGGGCCATTGACAGATTTTTGTGTTGATTTAACCGCTCATGCTAGAGAGGGGCTCATTGATCCTATCATTGGTCGAGATACAGAGATCCAGAGAATTGTTCAGATCCTTTGCCGACGAACAAAAAATAATCCAATTCTTTTGGGAGATGCAGGTGTTGGAAAAACAGCAATTGCTGAAGGATTGGCACTTCGCATTGCTGAAGGCGACATTCCTTCTTTCCTTATG GAGAAACGAATAATGTCACTCGATGTTGGCTTATTGTTGGCGGGTGCTAAAGAAAGGGGGGAGCTGGAAACCCGAGTTACTGGTTTGATATCCGAAGTACAGAAATCAG GTGATGTCATACTCTTTATTGATGAGGTTCATACACTGATTGGTTCTGGTACTGTTGGAAGAGGTAACAAAGGCTCAGGTCTTGATATAGCTAATTTGTTGAAACCTCCTCTTGGTAGAGGCGAATTGCAG tGTATTGCATCAACAACTTTAGATGAACATAAGACACACTTCGAGAAGGATAAAGCTTTAGCTCGCCGATTCCAACCAGTGCTGATAAATGAGCCTAGTCAG GAGGATGCAGTGAAGATATTACTGGGCTTACGCGAGAAATATGAGAGCCATCATAAGTGCACATTCACATTAGATGCCATAAATGCTGCAGTATACCTCTCAGCTAGATATATTGCAGATAGACATCTTCCTGATAAAGCAATTGATCTGATTGATGAAGCTGGTAGTAGAGCTCGTATGGATGcattcaagaagaagaaggaagagaaactCTCTGTGCTTTTAAAGTCACCAGAAGAATACTGGCAAGAGATTAGGGCTGTCCAGGCAATGCATGCGCTG GTGTCAGAAAGCAAGTTGACATATTCTGCTGACAAAACCATCAAGGAAGATCAATCTTTAGATCTTGAGATTCCAATGTCTTCTAGTCCATCTTCACTAAATGATAATGA AAAAATCTTTGTCGGGACAGAGGAGATAGCCACTGTTGCCTCTCTTTGGTCAGGAATCCCAGTACAGCAGATCAATGCAGATGAGAGAAAACTATTAGTTGGTTTGGATGAGGAACTGAGAAAACGTGTAATTGGCCAGGATGATGCTGTTAGTGCAATATCTCGAGCTGTGAAGCGATCACGCGTTGGTCTGAAGGATCCTGATAGGCCTATTGCTGCAATGCTTTTCTGTGGCCCAACTGGGGTTGGTAAAACTGAGCTGACAAAAGCATTAGCTGCCTCCTACTTTGGATCG GAGGAAAGCATGTTGCGCTTGGATATGAGTGAATACATGGAGAGACATACTGTGAGTAAGCTGATTGGATCTCCACCAGGATACATTGGGTATGGAGAGGGTGGTACCTTGACTGAAGCAGTTAGGAGGCGGCCTTTTACAGTTATCTTGCTTGACGAGATAGAGAAAGCTCACCCTGATATATTTAATATCCTCCTCCAAGTATTTGAAGATGGTCACCTAACTGACTCTCAG GGGCGGAGAGTTTCATTCAAGAACACATTGATTGTCATGACATCTAATGTTGGGTCTGAAGCAATTTCGAAAGGTAGGCGGAGCATAGGTTTCTTTGTTGCAGAAGACACAGAATGTAACTCATATGCCTCGATGAAGACAATAGTGATGGAAGAGATAAAAGCATATTTTCGTCCTGAGCTACTTAACAGAATTGATGAAGTGGTTATTTTCCGCTCCCTTGAGCAAACTCAG ATGCTGGAGATTTCAAATATAATGTTGGAGCAAGTTAGGAGCAGGCTTTCATCTCTCGGGATTGGTTTAAAGGTATCAGATGCCATCATGAATTTGGTCTGCGAACAAGGTTTTGATCGAAGCTATGGTGCCAGACCCTTGAGAAGAGCCATTGCTAGTCTCATTGAAGATGTCATTAGTGAAGCAATTCTCGCTGGAAACTATAAGCCCGGCGACACTATTACTCTAGACATCGATGCCACTGGAAATCCCACAGTGAGCCAGCTAACTTCCGATCATATAATCCAATTGTCAGATGCAGCATGA